In a genomic window of Apteryx mantelli isolate bAptMan1 chromosome 2, bAptMan1.hap1, whole genome shotgun sequence:
- the RAB5A gene encoding ras-related protein Rab-5A isoform X1, producing the protein MANRGATRPNGPNAGNKICQFKLVLLGESAVGKSSLVLRFVKGQFHEFQESTIGAAFLTQTVCLDDTTVKFEIWDTAGQERYHSLAPMYYRGAQAAIVVYDITNEESFARAKNWVKELQRQASPNIVIALAGNKADLANKRAVDFQEAQAYADDNSLLFMETSAKTSMNVNEIFMAIAKKLPKNEPQNAGANSARGRGVDLTEPTQPPKSQCCNN; encoded by the exons ATGGCTAACCGAGGAGCAACAAGACCCAATGGGCCAAATGCTGGAAATAAAATTTGCCAGTTCAAACTAGTGCTTCTAGGAGAATCTGCAGTTGGCAAATCAAGTTTGGTGCTCCGTTTTGTAAAGGGACAGTTTCATGAGTTTCAAGAAAGTACTATTGGAG CTGCTTTTCTAACCCAGACTGTGTGTCTTGACGATACAACGGTAAAATTTGAAATTTGGGATACAGCTGGGCAAGAGCGATATCACAGTTTAGCACCCATGTACTACAGAGGAGCACAAGCAGCTATAGTTGTATACGACATTACAAATGAG GAGTCCTTTGCCAGAGCGAAAAATTGGGTCAAAGAACTTCAGCGGCAAGCAAGTCCTAACATTGTAATAGCTTTAGCAGGAAACAAAGCTGATCTAGCTAACAAAAGAGCTGTGGATTTCCAG GAAGCACAGGCTTATGCAGATGACAACAGCTTATTGTTCATGGAGACATCTGCCAAAACATCTATGAACGTAAATGAAATTTTCATGGCAATTG CAAAAAAATTGCCCAAGAATGAACCACAGAATGCAGGTGCCAACTCTGCCAGAGGAAGAGGAGTAGACCTCACTGAACCCACTCAACCACCCAAGAGTCAATGTTGTAATAACTAA
- the RAB5A gene encoding ras-related protein Rab-5A isoform X2, producing MANRGATRPNGPNAGNKICQFKLVLLGESAVGKSSLVLRFVKGQFHEFQESTIGAAFLTQTVCLDDTTVKFEIWDTAGQERYHSLAPMYYRGAQAAIVVYDITNEEAQAYADDNSLLFMETSAKTSMNVNEIFMAIAKKLPKNEPQNAGANSARGRGVDLTEPTQPPKSQCCNN from the exons ATGGCTAACCGAGGAGCAACAAGACCCAATGGGCCAAATGCTGGAAATAAAATTTGCCAGTTCAAACTAGTGCTTCTAGGAGAATCTGCAGTTGGCAAATCAAGTTTGGTGCTCCGTTTTGTAAAGGGACAGTTTCATGAGTTTCAAGAAAGTACTATTGGAG CTGCTTTTCTAACCCAGACTGTGTGTCTTGACGATACAACGGTAAAATTTGAAATTTGGGATACAGCTGGGCAAGAGCGATATCACAGTTTAGCACCCATGTACTACAGAGGAGCACAAGCAGCTATAGTTGTATACGACATTACAAATGAG GAAGCACAGGCTTATGCAGATGACAACAGCTTATTGTTCATGGAGACATCTGCCAAAACATCTATGAACGTAAATGAAATTTTCATGGCAATTG CAAAAAAATTGCCCAAGAATGAACCACAGAATGCAGGTGCCAACTCTGCCAGAGGAAGAGGAGTAGACCTCACTGAACCCACTCAACCACCCAAGAGTCAATGTTGTAATAACTAA